From Camelina sativa cultivar DH55 chromosome 7, Cs, whole genome shotgun sequence, one genomic window encodes:
- the LOC104703880 gene encoding NAC domain-containing protein 26-like yields the protein MNSFTQVPPGFRFHPTDEELVDYYLRKKVASKRIEIDFIKDVDLYKIEPWDLQELCKIGNEEQSEWYFFSHKDKKYPTGTRTNRATKAGFWKATGRDKAIYIRHSLIGMRKTLVFYKGRAPNGQKSDWIMHEYRLETNENGIPQEEGWVVCRVFKKKLAATVRKMGDYNPSPSHWYDGQLSFIDSELDSSSPQQFIPNHNYNLHHHHHQLKLPCGLNASSAYAFNNNNNNNNPNLRCKQELELHYNHMVQHQQQNNHLRESVFLQLPQLESPNSNCSSLPYGSSNNNKNTRDIGNLQQSSNLSHEEQLHQGNQSFSSLYYDQGVEQVTTDWRVLDKFVASQLSNEEAAAAASSHQNDIKIDTRSTAYDQVQVIENDSERVVEMGEEYTNAHAASTSSSCQIDLWK from the exons CAAGTACCACCTGGCTTCAGATTTCATCCAACTGATGAAGAACTTGTAGACTACTACCTAAGGAAAAAAGTTGCATCAAAGAGGATAGAAATCGATTTCATCAAGGACGTTGATCTTTACAAGATTGAGCCATGGGATCTTCAAG AGTTATGCAAGATAGGAAACGAAGAGCAAAGCGAATGGTACTTCTTTAGCCATAAGGACAAGAAATATCCCACGGGAACCCGAACCAATAGAGCGACGAAAGCAGGATTCTGGAAAGCCACCGGAAGAGACAaggctatatatataagacataGTCTTATTGGTATGAGGAAAACACTAGTATTTTACAAAGGAAGAGCCCCAAATGGACAAAAATCTGATTGGATCATGCACGAATATCGcttagaaacaaatgaaaatggAATCCCTCAG GAAGAAGGATGGGTGGTATGTAGGGTGTTCAAGAAGAAATTGGCGGCAACAGTGAGGAAAATGGGAGATTACAATCCATCGCCATCGCATTGGTACGATGGCCAGCTCTCTTTCATTGACTCCGAGCTCGATTCCAGTTCTCCACAACAGTTTATTCCCAATCATAATTATAACctccaccatcatcatcaccagctGAAATTGCCTTGTGGCCTCAATGCGTCTTCAGCTTATgcattcaacaacaacaacaacaacaacaaccctaaCTTGCGATGCAAGCAAGAGCTCGAGTTACATTACAATCACATGgtacaacatcaacaacaaaacaatcatcTTCGAGAATCTGTGTTCCTCCAGCTTCCTCAGCTCGAAAGCCCTAACAGTAATTGCAGCTCTCTACCTTATGGATCaagcaacaacaataaaaatacaAGAGATATTGGTAACTTGCAGCAATCATCAAATCTATCTCATGAGGAACAACTGCATCAAGGGAATCAAAGTTTCAGCTCTCTTTATTACGATCAAGGAGTAGAACAAGTGACTACTGATTGGAGAGTTCTCGATAAATTCGTTGCTTCACAGCTTAGCAATGAAGAGGCTGCAGCTGCTGCTTCTTCTCATCAAAACGACATCAAGATCGACACAAGAAGCACTGCCTATGATCAAGTGCAAGTGATAGAGAATGATTCTGAAAGAGTTGTTGAAATGGGAGAAGAGTATACAAATGCTCATGCTGCTTCTACTTCGTCGAGTTGTCAGATTGATCTCTGGAAATAG